The Atribacterota bacterium genomic sequence ATTGCCTCCCTTCGTTTTTTTGATCCGGGATCACAACGATCTATTAAGAAGATTGAAGAAATTCTACTACTTCCCCAAAGAGAACTAAGTCCAGAATTAGATGAAAAAGAGAAAGAAACAAATTCCTTTTTTGATTATTTACCTCATCAAACCGATATTTTTATTCATCAATTTTCGGATTTTGAAAAAAATGTTCAGGAATTTGAAAAGGAAAGCCAGAAATCTTTTCTGGCTAAAAAGGATGATAGTAAAGATTTATTACCTCCGGAGTATTACTACTTAACCTGGAATCAGGTCAATGAATTGCTTTATCAAAAACAGAGATTGTTAACTATAGAATCTTGGTTAGAGCAAAAGGATTCTACTCCAGGTCAAAATATATTTAAGGATTACCCGTTTTTCCCAATAGAAACAAAACCTGCTGAGAATTATTTTGGCAATCTGGAATTCTTTTTTAAAGATATAAAGGAAAGTCAGGAGGAAAAGCAAAATATTCTGGTTTTAACCAGCAATAAAGGCCGAGCTTTACGGCTGGTAGAAATATTTGAAGACCGGGGATTTAGGGATTATCAAATAATAGCTTTGCCTGAAGTAGAATTATATCCTGGAAAGGTATGTTTGAGTTATGGACAGGTTAATTATGGTTTTTCCATCCCTGCTCTTAATCTTTCCGTTATTACTGAACAAGAGATCTTTGGAAAGCAGAGAGACAAAGGTTATAAACCACGAAAATTTCAAGGCCAAGCTTTTTATCAATTAGATGAATTAAAAACCGGAGATTTTGTAGTTCATATAAACCATGGCATTGGACAATATGCTGGAATTAAATCACGCAGTACTGATGGTATCAGACGGGATTACCTTTTAATTAAATATGCTGCTGATGATGAACTTTATGTCCCAATTGAACAATTGTCTATGGTTCATAAATATATTGGGGTGGGAGGAAATCCGCCCAAGCTTAATCGCCTGGGAGATAGTGCCTGGAGAATAACGAAAAGAAGAGTGAGAGAGTCTATTCAAAAAGCAGCCCTGGAATTATTTGAGTTATACCGAAAGAGAAGGAGTATTCAAGGTTTCTCTTTTTCTTCCGATACCGTATGGCAACAGGAATTAGAGATGGCTTTTCCCTTTGAGGAGACACCTGACCAGGAAAAAGCCTTTCAGGATGTCAAAAAGGATATGGAGTCAGCTCAACCTATGGAACGTCTGATATGTGGAGATGTGGGTTATGGTAAAACCGAAATAGCTATCAGGGCTGCTTTTAAAGCGGTTATGGATAGTAAACAGGTGGCAGTATTGGCGCCTACTACTATTCTAGCACAGCAACACTGGGAAAATTTTACCGAAAGGATGAAGGCCTTCCCGGTTAGAATTGAAATGCTTTCCAGATTTAAATCTAAAAAGGAACAGCAAGAAATCGTTGTTGATTTAAAAAAAGGTAATATTGATATTATT encodes the following:
- the mfd gene encoding transcription-repair coupling factor, whose protein sequence is DNYPFPLIIISTYRAILPKIMSCNKFYQQHLKLQREGQLKVEYFLKFLIEQGYHSSGMIETQGQFSQRGGIIDVFPPSEENPLRIELDGDRIASLRFFDPGSQRSIKKIEEILLLPQRELSPELDEKEKETNSFFDYLPHQTDIFIHQFSDFEKNVQEFEKESQKSFLAKKDDSKDLLPPEYYYLTWNQVNELLYQKQRLLTIESWLEQKDSTPGQNIFKDYPFFPIETKPAENYFGNLEFFFKDIKESQEEKQNILVLTSNKGRALRLVEIFEDRGFRDYQIIALPEVELYPGKVCLSYGQVNYGFSIPALNLSVITEQEIFGKQRDKGYKPRKFQGQAFYQLDELKTGDFVVHINHGIGQYAGIKSRSTDGIRRDYLLIKYAADDELYVPIEQLSMVHKYIGVGGNPPKLNRLGDSAWRITKRRVRESIQKAALELFELYRKRRSIQGFSFSSDTVWQQELEMAFPFEETPDQEKAFQDVKKDMESAQPMERLICGDVGYGKTEIAIRAAFKAVMDSKQVAVLAPTTILAQQHWENFTERMKAFPVRIEMLSRFKSKKEQQEIVVDLKKGNIDIIIGTHRLVQPDVVFRDLGLLVVDEEQRFGVIHKERIKKLREQVDSLTLTATPIPRTLYLSLTGIREMSIINTPPELRLPIITFFKSKTDETIRDAIRRELERGGQVYYVYNRVQDIDYIAEKLNLLIPEARVVIAHGQMPEEELENIMIDFLNRNYDVLICTTIIEIGLDIPNVNTIIIDDAHQFGLSQLYQLRGRVGRSNRRAYAYLLYPSQKILSDNARKRLEAIKEFSDLGSGFRLAMRDLEIRGAGNLLGKEQHGFVSEVGFNYYCQLLEESINQLRQVENVSALERESEPEIEAKLDSYIPEYYISNPELRISYYQRLSQIKTETELND